In Winkia neuii, a genomic segment contains:
- a CDS encoding LacI family DNA-binding transcriptional regulator, whose amino-acid sequence MITQKELAQRLGLSVSTVSRALAGSTKLPPETVERVQGLAAQVGYRRYRPASALRTRRTGVIGLAVGDIDNPYFASLAHHIEREVDKVGLSLLIANSQEDPTAQEKVIGSMLAQGVDGLLLVPTGEASPLTIRLINQVPTVAVDRVLDGTELDCALVDSALAVVQLAAHLAQNGYFRPAILCGPTDTSTGISRAEAVAAALRRHFPDAPIPTGHVPHNPNLARAACAKLLSSNDVDALVVGGNMIALGALQCLQETRAQIGLATFDDLPWFSYLRPSLTAIAADPAALARAATTLLRRRINSPSASPKTIFQPATLRLRNSTTRLS is encoded by the coding sequence ATGATCACCCAAAAGGAACTGGCTCAAAGGCTCGGGCTTTCCGTATCCACGGTGTCCCGAGCCTTAGCCGGCTCCACCAAACTTCCTCCCGAAACCGTAGAGCGCGTGCAGGGACTAGCCGCACAAGTCGGCTACCGCCGCTACCGTCCCGCCTCCGCACTGCGCACGCGCCGCACCGGAGTAATCGGCCTGGCAGTGGGCGACATAGACAACCCCTATTTCGCTTCCTTGGCCCATCACATTGAACGAGAAGTAGACAAAGTCGGCCTCTCACTCCTAATCGCAAACAGCCAGGAAGACCCCACGGCGCAAGAAAAAGTCATCGGTTCCATGCTTGCGCAGGGCGTAGACGGTCTCCTGCTGGTGCCCACCGGAGAGGCGAGCCCCCTTACTATCCGCCTCATCAACCAGGTACCCACTGTGGCCGTAGACCGCGTCCTGGATGGGACCGAGTTGGACTGCGCCCTCGTCGATAGCGCCCTGGCGGTGGTCCAGTTGGCCGCGCACCTGGCCCAAAATGGCTACTTCCGTCCCGCCATCTTGTGCGGTCCCACCGACACGTCTACCGGGATCTCGCGCGCCGAGGCCGTAGCCGCGGCTTTGCGCCGACACTTTCCGGATGCCCCTATCCCCACCGGGCACGTGCCGCACAACCCGAATCTTGCCAGGGCGGCCTGCGCCAAGTTACTTTCTAGCAACGACGTTGACGCACTAGTAGTGGGCGGGAACATGATTGCCCTCGGCGCATTGCAATGTTTACAGGAGACGAGAGCACAGATCGGCCTCGCCACGTTTGATGACCTGCCCTGGTTTAGCTATTTGCGCCCGTCTTTGACCGCGATTGCGGCTGACCCTGCGGCACTTGCCCGAGCCGCTACCACACTGCTGCGCCGGCGCATCAATTCGCCCTCTGCCAGTCCAAAGACCATCTTTCAGCCCGCAACGCTGCGGCTGCGAAACTCAACAACCCGCCTCTCTTAG
- a CDS encoding MFS transporter has protein sequence MNSTKTRSVAAVMTALLIACFAFQLNASMLSPALVTMEKELHTDANTIGLTQTVFFTGAALFSLFLPRLGDIIGRRKLLVAMMTLTSIGCVLSALAGTFESVALLMIGRLIQGVAGPTVPVCLIILRQAVTDNKLYGTLMGVITAVNGGIAGVDALAGGYLAGHFGFSSVFWVMALIALIAAGCVLVMTDETSIDTPVPMDWLGTLLLVIAVGTALVAINEAAKLAAAKWVLVVILAVVCVLSALTFWRREGATAHPLVTTTYLKARSTWALLTTTLLTMTGVFAIMNGIIPALAQDGEVGAGMAAEVVSLYTLTPYAIAGLAMGPVAGTLAGRIGYHKVLRIGLAGTIIGLILTIFSVYHPTPAFLLIISIFVGITYAGIGNIMLNGLGIELSPADNPGYLPGLNAGAFNLGAGMSFAVLYAINTAAGMGQHGYVVTTVAGAILLCAAFAFSLLIPKHAPQQ, from the coding sequence ATGAATTCGACTAAGACCCGTTCCGTAGCCGCAGTGATGACTGCGCTGCTCATTGCCTGTTTTGCGTTCCAGCTGAACGCCTCCATGCTCTCGCCGGCACTGGTGACCATGGAGAAGGAACTGCACACCGACGCCAACACCATTGGACTAACCCAAACGGTGTTCTTCACCGGCGCTGCCCTCTTCTCACTATTCCTCCCTCGCCTCGGCGACATCATTGGCAGGCGCAAGCTGCTGGTAGCAATGATGACGCTGACCAGCATCGGCTGCGTGCTTTCTGCCCTGGCAGGCACTTTTGAATCCGTGGCGTTGCTGATGATCGGCCGCCTAATTCAAGGCGTCGCCGGCCCCACAGTGCCGGTGTGCCTGATCATCTTGCGCCAGGCAGTTACTGACAACAAGCTCTACGGCACCCTAATGGGGGTTATCACCGCTGTAAACGGTGGCATCGCCGGCGTAGACGCCCTGGCTGGCGGTTACCTGGCTGGCCACTTCGGCTTCTCCTCGGTCTTCTGGGTAATGGCCCTTATCGCCCTCATAGCGGCGGGATGCGTCCTGGTCATGACTGACGAAACTAGCATCGACACGCCTGTTCCCATGGACTGGCTCGGCACGCTACTGCTGGTCATAGCCGTAGGTACGGCTCTTGTAGCCATCAACGAGGCGGCCAAACTCGCCGCTGCCAAGTGGGTGCTAGTCGTGATATTGGCGGTCGTTTGCGTACTCAGCGCACTCACCTTCTGGCGGCGCGAGGGCGCCACGGCTCACCCGCTCGTCACCACCACTTACCTGAAGGCCCGCTCCACCTGGGCATTGTTGACCACCACCCTACTGACCATGACCGGCGTCTTCGCCATCATGAACGGCATCATCCCCGCCCTCGCACAGGACGGCGAGGTAGGAGCGGGCATGGCCGCAGAGGTCGTCTCGTTGTACACCTTGACGCCCTACGCGATCGCCGGGCTAGCCATGGGCCCAGTCGCTGGCACGCTGGCAGGCCGCATCGGCTACCACAAAGTGCTGCGCATCGGGCTAGCTGGCACCATCATCGGACTGATACTGACCATCTTCAGTGTTTACCACCCCACCCCCGCATTCTTGCTGATCATTTCCATTTTCGTGGGTATCACCTACGCGGGCATTGGAAACATCATGCTAAACGGGCTGGGCATTGAGCTCTCGCCCGCTGACAACCCCGGATACCTGCCGGGCCTGAACGCGGGCGCCTTCAACCTAGGCGCAGGCATGTCATTCGCGGTACTGTACGCGATCAATACAGCTGCCGGCATGGGCCAGCACGGCTACGTCGTTACCACCGTCGCCGGCGCCATCCTGCTGTGCGCAGCCTTCGCGTTCTCTCTATTGATTCCGAAGCACGCACCCCAGCAATGA
- a CDS encoding nucleoside hydrolase yields the protein MPRKIILDCDPGHDDAVAMMLAWGNPEIELAAVTTVGGNQTLQKVTRNALSVATVIGMHDVPIAAGCKNPLVRPVEIAEDVHGDTGLDGVDLPEPAMQLDPRHGVDLIIDTIMQAEPGEITLVPTGPLTNIAMAVRKEPRIVERVREVVLMGGGYHTGNWSPVAEFNIKVDPEAAHVVFNENWPVVMVGLDLTHQALATDDVAKQIAAHPGPVSDFTLGLFAFFRKAYKDAQGFDFPPVHDPCTVAYLIDPAIVKTVKVPIDIELTGTLTLGMTVADFRAPAPGDCHTWAATELDFHKFWDVVTDAIDRIQKQLPAHQSAN from the coding sequence ATGCCACGGAAGATAATCCTGGACTGCGACCCAGGACATGACGATGCGGTAGCCATGATGTTGGCGTGGGGCAACCCGGAAATAGAACTCGCGGCGGTAACTACCGTGGGCGGCAACCAGACACTGCAGAAAGTAACGCGCAATGCGCTCAGCGTCGCCACCGTGATCGGAATGCACGACGTGCCCATCGCGGCCGGTTGCAAGAACCCGCTGGTGCGTCCTGTAGAAATTGCCGAGGACGTACACGGAGACACCGGCTTAGATGGGGTAGACCTTCCCGAACCGGCAATGCAACTCGATCCGCGCCACGGCGTGGACCTGATCATTGACACCATCATGCAGGCAGAACCGGGCGAAATTACCCTGGTTCCCACCGGTCCTCTAACCAACATCGCAATGGCCGTTCGCAAGGAACCGCGCATCGTGGAACGCGTGCGCGAGGTCGTCCTCATGGGCGGCGGCTACCACACCGGCAACTGGTCGCCAGTTGCCGAATTCAATATCAAGGTTGACCCCGAGGCCGCCCACGTCGTATTCAACGAAAACTGGCCGGTGGTAATGGTGGGCCTGGATCTGACTCACCAGGCGCTGGCAACCGACGACGTGGCCAAGCAGATCGCCGCACATCCTGGCCCGGTATCGGACTTCACCCTGGGGCTGTTTGCCTTCTTCCGCAAGGCCTACAAAGATGCCCAGGGCTTCGACTTCCCGCCGGTGCACGATCCGTGTACCGTCGCCTATCTGATCGACCCGGCAATCGTAAAGACCGTGAAGGTTCCAATCGACATCGAATTGACTGGCACTCTTACCCTGGGAATGACGGTAGCCGATTTCCGCGCTCCAGCTCCAGGGGACTGCCACACTTGGGCAGCAACCGAGTTGGACTTCCACAAGTTCTGGGACGTAGTCACCGATGCCATCGATCGCATTCAGAAACAGTTGCCCGCCCACCAATCTGCAAACTAA
- a CDS encoding molybdopterin dinucleotide binding domain-containing protein encodes MDDGENPVETTISCYKWTDAIDHGPEMTALKDGVRGKDKLDVGIKFMVIYGSNMLSSQHGDINRTRKILDDDSKCEFILGMDNQMTASMKLCDLVLPDTTTSERWDLIPSEYTGELAYEIMAEKAIEPLYECRSAIDVTAEIARRMGIGDKFSQGKKTTEDWAREIQDVTRKDNPEFPTFDELRKMRVYRYPSKEHVVPLKEFREDPKANPLDTPSGKIELYSSQLAELAKTWQFPNPLPGDEITPIPAYVPTREGVEEARTNKKYPLQVIGHHYKSRTHSTYGNLSKNREAHPQKAWINTADAKERGIQNGDQVLIFNDRGKIQTQAFVSPRIAPGVVSVPQGAWVEWDKDGVDHGGAMNVLTSLHTTPLSKGNGQHTNLAQVKKA; translated from the coding sequence ATGGACGACGGGGAAAACCCGGTTGAAACCACCATCAGCTGCTACAAGTGGACCGACGCCATCGACCACGGGCCGGAAATGACCGCCCTGAAGGATGGGGTGCGCGGCAAGGACAAGCTGGACGTGGGCATCAAGTTCATGGTGATTTACGGTTCCAACATGCTGTCTTCGCAGCACGGCGACATAAACCGCACCCGCAAGATTCTAGATGACGATTCTAAGTGCGAATTCATCCTGGGCATGGACAACCAGATGACCGCCTCCATGAAGCTGTGCGACCTGGTTCTGCCTGACACTACGACCTCGGAAAGATGGGACTTGATCCCCAGCGAATACACTGGCGAACTGGCCTACGAAATCATGGCAGAAAAAGCAATCGAACCGCTATACGAATGCCGCTCCGCTATTGACGTGACTGCCGAAATCGCCCGTCGCATGGGCATCGGCGACAAATTCTCGCAGGGCAAGAAGACCACCGAAGATTGGGCACGCGAAATTCAGGATGTCACGCGCAAGGACAACCCGGAATTCCCCACCTTCGACGAGCTGCGCAAGATGCGTGTATACCGCTACCCCTCCAAGGAGCACGTGGTGCCGCTGAAGGAATTCCGCGAAGATCCCAAGGCGAACCCGCTGGATACGCCCTCGGGAAAGATTGAGCTATATTCCTCCCAGCTGGCAGAACTGGCAAAGACCTGGCAGTTCCCGAACCCGCTGCCGGGGGACGAGATCACGCCCATTCCCGCATACGTTCCAACGCGCGAGGGCGTCGAAGAGGCGCGCACCAACAAGAAGTACCCGTTGCAGGTTATTGGACATCACTACAAGTCCAGGACTCACTCCACCTACGGAAACCTGTCCAAGAACCGCGAGGCACACCCGCAAAAGGCGTGGATCAACACCGCCGACGCGAAGGAACGAGGCATCCAAAATGGCGACCAGGTGCTCATTTTCAACGACCGCGGCAAGATCCAGACGCAAGCCTTCGTATCTCCGCGTATCGCCCCCGGCGTCGTGTCAGTACCGCAGGGCGCTTGGGTCGAGTGGGATAAGGACGGCGTTGACCACGGCGGCGCGATGAACGTGCTCACCTCACTGCACACCACTCCTCTGTCGAAGGGCAACGGGCAACACACAAACCTGGCTCAGGTGAAGAAGGCGTAA
- a CDS encoding molybdopterin-dependent oxidoreductase: MKDLKSASGPTRRSFLKWSAVAGASAGLVACAKEDVKYSHPGKGNLVANGTGRTDVDRTVSSACVVNCGSRCPLRLQVKDGTVVRVLPDNTGDNTIKNRNILACVRGRNMRERIYNPDRIKTPLKRVGRKRSDGKFKAISWDEAFDIITKQLRYTYDKYGPESVYKNYGSGVWNAHVAYSGGWHRLFNLLGGHLGYYGNYSYLQISQCTKYVYGAADEQISNSLEDSIDNSKLIVFWGNNPLETRMSGGGIAFTATQAHKAGVKIIVVDPRYSDTASTIADQWIPIRPGTDAALVAAMVHVMLKENLHDQAFLDKYCIGFDEAHMPKGAPKNASYRSYVEGKGKDGVEKTPEWAAPITGIPADTIRKFAREVATSGPVNINQGWGPQRHANGENQANSIYLLACVTGNVGIPGGGTG; this comes from the coding sequence GTGAAAGATTTGAAATCGGCTTCAGGCCCAACTCGTCGTTCCTTCCTAAAATGGTCGGCCGTCGCGGGAGCAAGCGCCGGGCTGGTGGCATGCGCCAAAGAAGACGTGAAGTACTCCCACCCTGGCAAGGGCAACCTGGTAGCCAACGGCACCGGGCGCACCGATGTTGACCGCACAGTTTCCTCCGCATGCGTAGTCAACTGTGGCTCCCGCTGCCCGCTGCGCTTACAGGTCAAAGACGGCACGGTTGTGCGCGTACTGCCGGACAACACCGGGGACAACACCATCAAGAACCGCAACATTCTTGCCTGCGTTCGAGGGCGAAACATGCGTGAACGCATCTACAACCCCGACCGCATCAAGACCCCGCTAAAGCGTGTCGGAAGGAAACGCTCGGACGGCAAATTCAAGGCAATCAGCTGGGATGAAGCCTTCGATATTATTACCAAACAGCTGCGCTACACATACGACAAGTACGGCCCCGAATCGGTATACAAAAACTATGGGTCGGGCGTATGGAACGCGCACGTGGCCTACTCCGGCGGCTGGCACCGCCTCTTCAATCTGCTAGGCGGACACCTGGGCTATTACGGCAACTACTCCTACCTGCAGATTTCCCAGTGCACCAAGTACGTCTATGGGGCGGCGGACGAACAGATCTCGAACTCGTTGGAAGATTCCATCGACAATTCCAAGCTGATCGTGTTCTGGGGCAACAACCCCCTGGAGACTCGCATGTCCGGTGGTGGCATCGCCTTCACCGCCACGCAGGCACATAAGGCGGGCGTGAAGATCATTGTGGTGGACCCGCGGTATTCGGATACGGCCTCGACCATTGCCGACCAGTGGATCCCGATCCGTCCCGGCACCGACGCAGCGCTAGTGGCCGCCATGGTCCACGTAATGCTGAAAGAAAACCTGCACGACCAGGCCTTCCTTGACAAGTACTGCATCGGCTTCGACGAGGCACACATGCCTAAGGGTGCCCCCAAGAATGCCTCCTACCGTTCCTACGTGGAAGGAAAAGGCAAGGACGGGGTGGAAAAGACCCCCGAATGGGCAGCCCCGATTACCGGTATCCCCGCAGACACCATCCGCAAGTTTGCGCGCGAGGTCGCCACTTCCGGCCCCGTAAATATCAATCAGGGGTGGGGCCCGCAGCGGCACGCAAACGGCGAAAACCAGGCCAACTCGATCTACCTGCTGGCATGCGTTACCGGCAACGTGGGTATTCCCGGCGGCGGCACCGGCTGA
- a CDS encoding TetR/AcrR family transcriptional regulator gives MSAPQSVGVRRSPQDDPRYKRVRAALVSALVELAKERNVDDISVSELTGRAGVAEQTFYKHAPSPAHFLADYLTGQLEPHFSALAKLLGDGAADTRERLTSIYVAIMEVIARDPEIYSQVFVKNTSSSVRALFATRLEEVFRTYVADFAARLEWQATDLWVEMAVSQQLHNMIAIITAWLRTGMSASAREVVATYLTLAPPWQLVHLNESGKAPMPRRGFIEGDK, from the coding sequence GTGAGCGCTCCCCAGAGTGTCGGCGTGCGTCGCAGCCCCCAAGACGATCCGCGGTATAAGAGGGTGCGGGCCGCCCTCGTTAGTGCCCTGGTTGAGTTAGCTAAGGAACGCAACGTAGACGACATTTCTGTTTCTGAACTAACGGGGCGAGCCGGGGTTGCAGAACAAACGTTCTATAAGCATGCCCCCAGTCCAGCCCATTTTCTGGCGGACTATCTGACGGGCCAACTGGAACCGCACTTTTCTGCCCTGGCCAAACTACTAGGCGATGGCGCAGCAGATACCCGAGAGCGCCTGACCAGCATATATGTGGCTATCATGGAAGTGATCGCTCGTGATCCGGAAATTTACAGCCAAGTGTTTGTGAAGAATACGTCCTCGTCAGTGCGGGCCCTATTTGCCACGCGACTAGAGGAAGTGTTCCGCACCTACGTTGCCGATTTCGCTGCGCGCCTGGAATGGCAGGCTACTGACTTGTGGGTGGAAATGGCCGTGTCGCAACAGTTGCACAACATGATCGCCATCATTACTGCGTGGCTGCGTACCGGAATGAGTGCGAGCGCCCGCGAGGTTGTTGCTACCTACCTGACGCTTGCCCCGCCATGGCAGCTGGTGCACCTAAATGAATCCGGCAAAGCCCCGATGCCAAGACGCGGCTTTATCGAGGGCGATAAATAA
- a CDS encoding DUF6457 domain-containing protein produces the protein MADPAKSPQMAEWLQDVAKHLQLQDNPLPEAQEELLNMVGKVAHGPSRPGGPLTAFLIGYAAGKADIDPAKAAREIGELAQNWPA, from the coding sequence ATGGCAGACCCAGCAAAGAGCCCCCAGATGGCCGAATGGCTACAAGACGTCGCAAAACACTTGCAGTTGCAGGACAATCCCCTACCGGAGGCTCAGGAAGAACTACTGAACATGGTGGGCAAGGTTGCCCACGGCCCATCCCGTCCTGGCGGACCGCTGACCGCCTTCCTAATCGGATACGCAGCAGGCAAAGCCGACATCGATCCGGCAAAGGCTGCCCGCGAAATTGGCGAATTAGCCCAAAACTGGCCGGCTTAA
- the tatC gene encoding twin-arginine translocase subunit TatC, giving the protein MPIAAHLAELRRRLIFALGGILLGAVAGWFLYDPVMAFMTDPLRELRTTGTQINFQTIGAAFDLKLQVSIWLGALLSCPWWIFQIGAFIAPGLRRKEKLYVAIFGLVGVALFVAGAITGVWVAPKAVRILQSFVPVGGVSLLQASSYISFYMRLVILFGLSYLLPEVLVLANFMGVLSARTMLRAWRWVVLVCFVFAAIANPLPSPWPMTVQALVLVALYLFAILISWIRERYLAYGWRLRPKAGAKAAEGEPVQNSRRQIPRKRVD; this is encoded by the coding sequence ATGCCCATTGCGGCCCACCTAGCCGAACTGCGCAGGCGCCTTATCTTCGCCCTCGGGGGGATTCTACTCGGCGCAGTAGCAGGCTGGTTCCTTTACGACCCGGTCATGGCATTTATGACGGATCCGCTGAGGGAGCTGCGCACGACGGGCACACAGATCAACTTTCAGACCATCGGAGCAGCTTTCGACCTGAAATTGCAAGTATCCATTTGGCTAGGCGCACTGCTTTCTTGCCCGTGGTGGATATTTCAGATCGGCGCGTTCATCGCCCCCGGCCTACGCCGAAAAGAAAAACTGTATGTCGCCATCTTCGGACTGGTAGGCGTCGCCCTCTTCGTAGCAGGAGCAATCACCGGCGTTTGGGTAGCCCCGAAGGCCGTGCGCATCTTACAGTCATTTGTACCGGTAGGAGGCGTCTCCCTACTACAGGCCTCTAGCTACATCAGCTTCTACATGCGCCTAGTAATCCTATTTGGGCTGTCCTACCTGCTGCCCGAGGTCCTGGTACTAGCTAACTTCATGGGTGTACTATCCGCGCGCACCATGCTGAGGGCATGGCGGTGGGTGGTGCTCGTCTGTTTCGTGTTTGCGGCGATCGCGAACCCGCTGCCGAGCCCGTGGCCCATGACCGTACAGGCGCTCGTGCTGGTGGCACTATACCTGTTTGCGATACTGATCTCGTGGATACGCGAACGCTACCTTGCCTACGGGTGGCGGCTCCGCCCAAAGGCGGGGGCCAAGGCAGCCGAGGGCGAGCCGGTGCAAAACTCACGGCGGCAAATCCCCCGCAAACGCGTCGACTAG
- the tatA gene encoding twin-arginine translocase TatA/TatE family subunit, with protein sequence MRPSHIIVIVVILLVLFGASKLPDIARSLGQSAKVLKKEMRELSEDDAAPSQQAQVQAQPSQQSQPVQQYQQPATQPGQPATQVPPVQPTQPMQATPPVQQYQQPAQPQQYQPQQNPQIPLQQQPVPPQQFQEGQGPAQPQNPAN encoded by the coding sequence GTGAGACCCAGCCACATAATTGTCATCGTAGTTATTCTGCTAGTGCTGTTCGGCGCCTCGAAGCTGCCGGATATTGCCCGGTCGTTAGGCCAGTCCGCCAAGGTCCTGAAGAAGGAAATGCGCGAACTTTCCGAGGACGACGCGGCACCCTCCCAGCAGGCGCAGGTACAGGCGCAGCCGAGTCAGCAAAGCCAGCCGGTGCAGCAGTACCAGCAGCCAGCGACGCAGCCTGGCCAGCCGGCAACGCAAGTGCCCCCGGTACAACCGACTCAGCCGATGCAGGCAACCCCGCCGGTGCAGCAGTACCAGCAGCCCGCACAGCCGCAGCAATACCAGCCGCAGCAGAACCCGCAGATTCCGCTCCAGCAGCAGCCGGTTCCGCCGCAGCAGTTTCAGGAAGGGCAAGGCCCGGCCCAGCCTCAGAACCCAGCTAACTAG
- a CDS encoding DMSO/selenate family reductase complex A subunit, producing MANPSRRQFLKWSALGASAGALVACSDKPTAAPKKLVPNGTGNTSADRTVWSACTVNCGSRCPLRLQVKDGRVIRVLPDNTGSDELGNQQVRACPRGRSMRQRIYNPQRLKRPMKRKPGTKRGDGQWVPISWDQALTEIADKMKQLKSDWGNECFYIQYGTGVLGSTMACSWPPEQTPVARMLNAFGGYLDHYSDYSTTNITQAYPYFYGEWQAANSFDDAANAQLQVMFGNNPLETRMSGGGQTFITQATKRKSGVKTIIIDPRYSETSVALGDEWVPLRPGTDAALVAGMIYVMLQENLHDQAFLDKYCVGFDEAHMPKGAPKNASYRSYLEGKGKDGVEKTPQWAAAITGVPASRIRQLARTIAGAKPCAITQGWGPQRHANGENIARAIFLLACVTGNVGIAGGGPGAREGGVALPVTKTFYEDIKNPSMKIISVFSWLDAIEHGPQMDTFNSGVGQKPELGVRALKVPVDEDGNPTNTRLTTPIKAIFNYGSNSLVNQTGDNNHSVDILRDESKCELIVTCDIMQTVTARYSDYLLPGTSTAEESDYHPGENATPMAYGIVSEQAIEPLYECKSIFDICTELSAKLGIKEAFTGGKTREQWLKETVETGRAEDPDLPTYEEWKKMGIFRKNMGATVSMEDFRKDPDANPLATPSGKIEIYSQRLENLAQKWTFGKFRPKLSGDVITPLPEHVNTWEGAEDAATNKKYPLQVIGHHFKARTHSSYGNVAWLKEAHIQTVWMNPADAKERGIENGDLVFVYNDRGTIRLPAKVTARIAPGTMSVPQGAWYDPRPASEVKPPAGANPDKPVDVAGSVNTLSSLHPTPIAKGMGVHTILAQAVKA from the coding sequence ATGGCCAACCCCTCCAGGAGACAATTTTTGAAGTGGTCCGCATTAGGGGCAAGTGCAGGGGCGCTCGTGGCCTGCTCTGACAAACCCACTGCCGCTCCCAAAAAGTTGGTTCCGAATGGCACGGGCAACACCAGTGCCGACCGCACCGTGTGGAGTGCCTGCACAGTCAACTGCGGTTCCCGCTGCCCGCTGCGCCTACAAGTAAAAGACGGACGAGTCATCCGCGTCCTGCCAGACAACACCGGCAGCGACGAACTGGGCAACCAGCAGGTGCGGGCCTGCCCGCGTGGGCGTTCAATGCGCCAGCGAATCTACAACCCGCAACGGTTGAAGCGCCCCATGAAGCGCAAACCCGGCACGAAGCGTGGCGACGGCCAGTGGGTTCCCATCAGCTGGGATCAGGCCCTCACCGAAATCGCGGACAAGATGAAACAGCTGAAATCCGACTGGGGCAATGAGTGCTTCTACATCCAGTACGGCACGGGCGTACTCGGTTCTACTATGGCTTGCTCGTGGCCGCCAGAGCAGACTCCCGTGGCGCGCATGCTAAACGCCTTCGGTGGCTACCTAGACCACTACTCTGACTATTCGACCACGAACATCACCCAGGCTTACCCGTACTTTTACGGCGAATGGCAGGCGGCCAACAGCTTTGACGACGCTGCAAATGCGCAGCTACAGGTCATGTTCGGCAACAACCCGCTAGAAACCCGCATGTCCGGCGGCGGGCAAACCTTCATCACGCAGGCCACTAAGCGCAAGAGCGGCGTGAAGACCATCATTATTGACCCGCGCTATTCGGAAACCTCGGTGGCGCTCGGCGACGAATGGGTGCCACTGCGCCCCGGCACCGACGCGGCGCTAGTAGCCGGCATGATTTACGTGATGCTGCAAGAAAACCTGCACGACCAGGCCTTCCTGGACAAATACTGCGTCGGCTTCGACGAGGCACACATGCCAAAAGGTGCCCCCAAGAACGCCTCCTACCGCTCCTACCTGGAAGGCAAAGGCAAGGATGGGGTGGAAAAGACCCCACAGTGGGCCGCCGCGATCACGGGGGTTCCGGCCTCGCGAATCCGCCAGCTAGCCCGCACCATCGCGGGGGCGAAACCCTGCGCCATCACCCAGGGGTGGGGCCCGCAGCGGCACGCCAACGGCGAAAACATTGCGCGGGCGATCTTCCTACTAGCTTGCGTAACCGGCAACGTCGGCATCGCTGGGGGCGGGCCAGGCGCGCGCGAGGGCGGAGTAGCACTGCCCGTAACCAAGACCTTCTACGAGGACATAAAGAACCCCTCCATGAAGATCATCTCAGTGTTTAGCTGGTTGGACGCCATAGAGCACGGCCCACAGATGGACACCTTCAACTCGGGGGTGGGCCAAAAACCCGAGTTGGGCGTGCGCGCCCTCAAGGTCCCCGTCGACGAGGACGGCAACCCCACCAACACTCGCCTTACCACCCCGATCAAGGCCATCTTCAACTACGGGTCAAACTCGCTGGTAAACCAGACCGGCGACAACAACCATTCCGTAGACATCCTGCGCGACGAATCAAAATGCGAACTAATCGTCACCTGCGACATTATGCAAACCGTGACGGCACGGTATTCGGACTATCTACTGCCAGGCACTTCCACTGCAGAAGAGTCGGACTACCACCCCGGCGAAAACGCTACCCCCATGGCCTACGGGATCGTTTCCGAACAGGCCATAGAACCGCTATACGAATGCAAATCCATCTTCGACATTTGCACCGAACTATCAGCCAAGCTAGGCATCAAAGAAGCATTCACGGGCGGAAAAACCCGCGAACAGTGGCTCAAAGAAACCGTGGAAACCGGCAGAGCCGAAGACCCAGATCTACCCACTTACGAAGAATGGAAGAAGATGGGCATCTTCCGCAAGAACATGGGCGCTACCGTATCCATGGAGGACTTCCGCAAAGATCCGGACGCAAATCCGCTGGCGACGCCCTCGGGAAAGATCGAAATCTATTCGCAGCGCCTGGAAAACCTGGCACAAAAGTGGACCTTCGGCAAATTCCGTCCCAAGCTGTCCGGCGACGTTATTACGCCTCTCCCCGAACATGTCAACACCTGGGAAGGGGCCGAGGACGCCGCCACCAACAAAAAATATCCGCTGCAGGTTATCGGCCATCACTTTAAGGCACGCACGCACTCTTCATACGGCAACGTGGCATGGCTAAAAGAAGCGCACATCCAAACCGTGTGGATGAACCCGGCAGACGCCAAAGAACGCGGGATAGAAAACGGGGATCTGGTGTTCGTCTACAACGACCGCGGCACCATCCGCCTACCCGCCAAAGTGACCGCGCGCATCGCCCCCGGAACCATGTCAGTGCCGCAAGGAGCCTGGTACGATCCCCGTCCGGCCTCGGAAGTGAAGCCCCCGGCAGGTGCCAACCCGGACAAACCGGTAGACGTGGCCGGATCGGTCAACACCCTGTCCTCACTGCACCCCACTCCCATAGCCAAAGGGATGGGCGTGCACACGATCTTGGCGCAGGCCGTCAAGGCGTAA